One window of the Candidatus Eremiobacteraceae bacterium genome contains the following:
- a CDS encoding DEAD/DEAH box helicase codes for MLLKPVNTATLDFDPLVEDWFTQKFGEPTAPQAAGWPVIQSGRDALICAPTGSGKTLAAFLVAVDRLVREARNGLTAQTKILYVSPLKALVNDVHANLEQPLAEIYDLAERQGVPLDPIRVALRTGDTTARDRARMLRATPHILVTTPESLFILLTAQRSREALRSISTVIVDEIHAVVSNKRGPHLALSLARLDRLVTESGGAKPQRIGLSATVKPVEGVARFLSPGAAVINIGHRREMELAVEVPRDELGPVASNEMWGEIYDRLAEHIREHRTTLIFVSTRRLSERLAHNLVARLGEGEVMPHHGSLARHIRLDTERRLKRGELRAVVATASLELGIDIGSVDLVVQVGSPRSIAVALQRVGRSGHWVGAKPKGILVAATRDELLECGAVVRAIRTGAMDRLRPAEQPLDILAQQLVAACAADDWAEDDLFALVRSAHAYRNLDRNEFDAVLTMLANGIATSRGRSGALLHRDGIHGRVRGRRGARLAAITSGGAIADTTTYAVVAEPDDTTVGTVDEDFAVESMAGDIFLLGMQSWRVRRVEQGRVRVTDAQGAPPSVPFWNGEAPGRTLELSQEVARLRARIAEIVHTEGSASAHDYLKSECGMDRLGAEQAVQYVVDGKAILGAVPTIDHVVAERFFDEAGGMQLVLHAPFGVRINRAWGLALRKRFCRSFNLELQAAATDNGIVISLSEQHAFPLASVFGFLSADTVEDVLTQAMLPAPMFTARWRWNGQRFLALLRFRGGRKVPANIQRMRADDLLAAVFPDQAACPENLGGEKVRIPDHPLVNETVSDCLHEAMDIDGLKDVLRGMNSGAIRTHAVETSEPSKFAHEILNANPFAYLDDAPLEERRARAVQLRSTLRTDVTHSVGMVDPDAIAEVAEEVWPAARDADELHDALMTLVSLPPTDVWATFFAELVAAGRAAAFTLGDRVFWVPAEKLRTFESAHQLPRASDDADRNASVAEILRGWLESTGPWTAQALEERLALPRDVIEIALAQLEAEGQVFRGTFSSESCEEFCNRRVLARIHRRMLSTLRRAIEPVSTAQHERFVELWQHTAPDTQLHGVEGALQIIRQLQGADFPASTWEREVLPKRIARYKPELLDTLCASGEVMWGRLSPHPAFEDASRTNGRRIRPSRVAPISLFLREDAAWLVPDRSIDEQRLSSAGREVFAALQREGASFFADLLRATGLLASEVEDGLWELVAAGLVTADGFDNLRSLIDPRRRLALGRHNLSRPRNAIGRWALLRSGEKSSDVERFANQLLARWGVVFRDIVQRESLAPPWRDLLVVYRRLELQGVVRGGRFVSSYVGEQFCRPDALDALRALRNGEHAHASPRAVSG; via the coding sequence ATGCTTTTGAAGCCGGTGAACACTGCGACACTCGATTTTGATCCGCTGGTCGAGGATTGGTTTACGCAGAAGTTTGGCGAGCCGACTGCGCCCCAAGCCGCAGGTTGGCCCGTCATCCAGTCGGGCCGTGACGCGCTGATCTGCGCGCCGACGGGATCGGGAAAGACACTCGCTGCCTTTCTCGTGGCCGTCGACCGGCTCGTGCGCGAGGCGAGAAATGGATTGACTGCGCAGACGAAAATTCTCTACGTCTCGCCTTTGAAGGCACTCGTCAACGACGTCCACGCGAACCTCGAACAGCCGTTGGCGGAGATATACGATCTCGCCGAACGGCAAGGAGTGCCGCTCGATCCCATTCGCGTGGCGCTCCGAACCGGCGACACGACAGCTCGCGACCGGGCCCGCATGCTCAGGGCAACACCCCACATCCTCGTCACAACGCCCGAATCGCTGTTCATTCTCTTGACGGCGCAGCGCTCGCGGGAAGCGCTGCGCTCGATCTCCACGGTCATCGTAGACGAGATCCACGCCGTCGTCTCGAACAAACGCGGACCGCATCTCGCGCTATCGCTTGCACGGCTCGATCGACTCGTCACTGAAAGCGGCGGCGCAAAGCCGCAGCGCATCGGCTTGTCTGCGACCGTCAAACCGGTCGAAGGCGTTGCTCGCTTCCTCAGTCCGGGCGCTGCCGTCATCAATATCGGTCATCGGCGCGAGATGGAGCTTGCGGTCGAAGTGCCGCGAGACGAACTCGGCCCGGTTGCGAGCAACGAGATGTGGGGCGAGATCTACGACCGTCTCGCGGAGCATATCCGCGAGCATCGGACGACGCTCATCTTCGTGAGCACGCGCCGCTTGTCCGAGCGTTTGGCGCATAATCTCGTCGCGCGCTTAGGGGAAGGCGAGGTGATGCCGCATCACGGCAGCCTTGCGCGTCATATTCGCCTCGACACGGAACGCCGCCTGAAGCGCGGTGAATTGCGCGCCGTCGTCGCCACCGCATCGCTCGAGCTCGGCATCGACATCGGCTCTGTTGATCTCGTCGTGCAGGTCGGATCACCGCGTTCGATCGCGGTCGCGCTGCAACGCGTCGGACGCTCCGGCCACTGGGTGGGTGCAAAGCCGAAGGGGATTCTCGTCGCGGCGACGCGCGACGAACTTTTGGAATGCGGTGCGGTGGTTCGCGCGATCCGAACGGGCGCCATGGACCGCTTACGGCCTGCGGAACAACCGCTCGACATCCTGGCGCAGCAGCTTGTTGCCGCTTGCGCGGCCGACGACTGGGCGGAAGACGACCTTTTCGCACTCGTTCGTTCGGCGCACGCATACCGAAATCTCGATCGCAACGAATTCGATGCGGTGTTGACGATGCTCGCCAACGGCATCGCTACATCGCGCGGCAGGTCCGGGGCACTCTTGCATCGCGACGGTATCCATGGTCGCGTGCGCGGCAGACGCGGTGCAAGGTTGGCTGCAATCACCTCCGGCGGCGCGATTGCCGACACGACGACGTACGCGGTCGTCGCCGAGCCCGACGACACGACCGTCGGCACGGTGGACGAAGATTTCGCAGTCGAGAGCATGGCGGGCGACATCTTCTTGCTCGGTATGCAGTCCTGGCGCGTTCGGCGGGTAGAGCAGGGCAGGGTGCGCGTCACCGACGCACAGGGCGCGCCGCCGTCCGTTCCTTTCTGGAACGGCGAGGCGCCGGGGCGTACGCTCGAACTTTCGCAGGAAGTCGCGCGATTGCGTGCGCGCATCGCAGAGATCGTGCACACCGAGGGGAGCGCGTCCGCCCACGATTACCTGAAAAGCGAATGCGGCATGGACCGCCTGGGCGCCGAGCAAGCAGTTCAATACGTCGTCGATGGCAAGGCCATCCTAGGCGCCGTGCCGACGATCGACCATGTCGTGGCTGAGCGATTTTTTGACGAAGCCGGCGGCATGCAACTGGTGCTCCACGCACCGTTTGGTGTACGGATCAACCGCGCGTGGGGTTTGGCGCTGCGCAAGCGGTTTTGCCGGAGCTTCAACTTAGAGCTGCAAGCAGCCGCGACCGACAATGGCATCGTGATATCGTTGAGCGAGCAGCATGCATTCCCGCTCGCAAGCGTCTTCGGGTTTCTCAGCGCGGACACGGTCGAAGATGTGCTGACGCAAGCGATGCTGCCGGCACCGATGTTCACCGCGCGTTGGCGCTGGAACGGGCAGCGCTTCCTAGCGCTCCTTCGGTTTCGCGGGGGGCGGAAGGTGCCCGCGAACATCCAGCGCATGCGGGCCGACGATCTGCTCGCCGCGGTGTTTCCGGATCAAGCCGCGTGCCCGGAGAATCTCGGCGGCGAAAAAGTCCGAATCCCCGATCATCCGCTCGTCAACGAGACCGTCTCGGATTGTTTGCATGAGGCCATGGACATCGATGGTCTGAAAGATGTGTTGCGCGGCATGAACAGTGGTGCGATCCGGACGCACGCAGTCGAGACCTCCGAGCCTTCAAAGTTTGCGCACGAAATTCTCAACGCGAACCCGTTCGCGTATCTGGATGACGCGCCGCTTGAGGAACGCCGCGCACGCGCGGTGCAGTTGCGCAGCACGCTGCGCACAGATGTGACGCACAGCGTCGGCATGGTCGATCCCGACGCCATCGCTGAAGTCGCCGAAGAGGTCTGGCCGGCCGCGCGCGACGCTGACGAACTGCACGATGCCCTCATGACGCTTGTCTCGCTTCCGCCGACTGACGTTTGGGCAACGTTCTTCGCGGAACTCGTCGCTGCGGGGCGCGCCGCGGCATTCACGCTCGGGGACCGCGTTTTTTGGGTCCCCGCTGAGAAGCTTCGCACGTTTGAGAGCGCACATCAGCTTCCAAGGGCGAGCGATGATGCGGATCGCAACGCGTCGGTCGCCGAAATCCTTCGCGGTTGGCTCGAGTCCACGGGACCGTGGACCGCACAGGCGCTAGAGGAGCGGCTTGCGCTCCCGCGCGACGTCATCGAAATCGCGCTCGCGCAATTGGAAGCAGAGGGTCAAGTCTTCCGCGGCACGTTCTCGTCGGAGTCGTGTGAAGAGTTCTGCAACCGGCGAGTGCTGGCGCGTATCCACCGCCGCATGCTCAGCACGCTGCGGCGCGCGATCGAGCCGGTGAGCACGGCGCAGCACGAGCGCTTCGTGGAGCTCTGGCAACACACCGCCCCCGATACTCAACTGCACGGAGTGGAGGGCGCGCTTCAGATCATCCGCCAGCTGCAAGGCGCCGACTTTCCGGCATCCACCTGGGAGCGCGAGGTCCTTCCGAAGCGCATAGCGCGCTATAAACCCGAACTGCTCGACACATTATGCGCGTCGGGTGAGGTGATGTGGGGGAGGCTATCTCCGCATCCAGCCTTTGAGGACGCCTCGCGAACGAACGGCAGGCGAATCCGTCCGTCGCGCGTCGCGCCGATTTCACTCTTCTTGCGTGAAGACGCGGCATGGCTCGTACCCGATCGATCGATTGATGAGCAGCGTCTGAGCAGCGCTGGCCGAGAAGTATTTGCGGCGCTGCAGCGCGAGGGCGCGTCATTCTTCGCGGACCTGCTCCGCGCCACAGGCTTGCTCGCAAGCGAAGTCGAGGATGGGCTCTGGGAACTCGTCGCCGCGGGCCTCGTGACCGCGGATGGCTTCGACAATCTCCGCTCGTTGATCGATCCCCGGCGCCGGCTCGCACTTGGGCGGCATAACTTATCGCGTCCGCGTAACGCCATCGGCCGATGGGCGCTGCTTCGCTCCGGCGAGAAGAGCAGCGATGTCGAACGATTTGCAAACCAACTTCT
- a CDS encoding GAF domain-containing protein, which yields MPRVVNAIITVGVSIAFFWIVVPSMFAGYPSAYTGVHVGELGTTPAEAHVTVDPGSPAAMAGLRDGDTIRCLHLRDYEMLFPSFQSPGYSSSPIRGCVVRNGTERPFEFIARPGPPAKDIYGGPGFVLLRVFAYGVFLFVGSALVIMRPSLMTWLLFVFCVLTSPAAAASDGLTSLSPTGYFLFTIPTQLGQFASTASLLLFTLVFPDSSLPRGWRRAAFWLVGAVTFFALVLKDLQLNEPVTTGFFGDPLTRNMNLIAAIAVVGVTLGRLAGMRPADRARFGWVAFGIVVGVIANYLRLLPSAALFTGFAGTLTVVMPITLLYAILRRHVIDVRFVISRTVVYGAVTTLIVGVIAVVDFLTSQYLYGLRIALAIDALVTIALGVALHRMYGAIENAVDFIIYRRKHEAESYLKRLALTLLRAEREETIDRAVVDDPHERLELAMAALFRFNGDRYSLISAQGWNGAVPSFEREHDVVRFLATERRRLELRDLRKRAKVEIAEPGVMPAIAVPIFEGDDLRGFALYGLHRDGTELDPDEVDVLETLCQTAAQAYVRIENLHMRQLLRLAGASP from the coding sequence ATGCCGCGCGTCGTTAACGCCATCATCACGGTCGGGGTTTCGATCGCTTTTTTTTGGATCGTCGTCCCCTCGATGTTCGCAGGCTACCCGTCGGCATACACCGGCGTGCACGTCGGCGAACTTGGAACGACTCCGGCAGAGGCCCATGTTACGGTCGATCCTGGGTCGCCCGCTGCAATGGCGGGATTGCGCGACGGCGACACGATTCGCTGCCTTCATCTCCGCGACTACGAGATGCTCTTTCCTTCGTTCCAATCGCCTGGATATAGTTCGTCACCAATTCGGGGCTGCGTCGTCCGCAACGGCACCGAGAGACCGTTCGAATTCATTGCTCGGCCCGGGCCTCCAGCGAAAGACATCTACGGAGGACCTGGGTTCGTCCTCTTAAGGGTCTTTGCGTACGGCGTGTTCCTCTTTGTCGGGTCGGCGCTCGTTATTATGCGGCCATCGCTCATGACGTGGCTGCTTTTCGTGTTCTGCGTGCTTACCTCACCAGCGGCCGCAGCAAGCGATGGACTCACATCCTTATCGCCGACGGGCTACTTTCTTTTTACGATCCCCACTCAACTTGGACAGTTCGCAAGCACTGCGTCGCTCTTGCTCTTCACACTTGTTTTTCCGGACTCGTCGCTGCCGCGAGGCTGGCGCAGAGCGGCATTCTGGTTGGTCGGCGCCGTGACTTTTTTCGCGCTCGTTCTCAAGGATCTGCAACTCAACGAGCCAGTCACGACCGGCTTTTTTGGCGATCCGCTTACCCGCAACATGAACCTCATCGCAGCTATCGCCGTAGTTGGGGTGACTTTGGGCCGGTTGGCCGGGATGCGACCGGCAGATCGCGCGCGTTTCGGCTGGGTAGCCTTCGGCATTGTTGTCGGTGTTATCGCAAACTATCTGCGCTTGCTTCCGTCAGCAGCATTGTTTACGGGCTTCGCCGGCACGCTGACGGTTGTAATGCCAATCACGCTGCTCTACGCTATTTTGAGGCGCCACGTCATCGACGTTCGGTTTGTCATTAGCCGCACGGTCGTCTACGGCGCAGTCACGACCTTGATCGTCGGCGTGATCGCCGTCGTCGACTTTCTTACTAGTCAATATCTCTATGGACTTCGCATCGCGCTCGCGATCGACGCTTTGGTGACGATTGCGCTGGGCGTAGCGCTCCACCGTATGTACGGTGCGATCGAAAATGCGGTCGATTTTATCATCTACCGGCGCAAACACGAGGCCGAGAGTTATTTGAAACGGCTTGCACTCACGCTTCTGCGCGCCGAGCGCGAAGAAACGATCGACCGAGCCGTCGTGGATGATCCTCACGAAAGGCTCGAACTCGCAATGGCCGCGCTGTTCCGTTTCAATGGCGACCGTTATTCGCTCATTTCGGCTCAGGGTTGGAACGGCGCCGTGCCCTCCTTCGAACGCGAGCACGACGTCGTGCGCTTCCTTGCGACGGAGCGACGCCGTTTGGAGCTTCGCGACCTGCGCAAACGTGCGAAGGTAGAAATTGCGGAACCGGGAGTCATGCCCGCAATCGCCGTTCCGATCTTTGAAGGCGACGATCTGCGCGGCTTTGCTCTATATGGCCTTCATCGTGATGGCACGGAGCTCGACCCTGACGAGGTCGACGTTCTCGAAACGCTTTGCCAGACCGCCGCACAGGCATACGTGCGGATCGAGAACCTGCATATGCGCCAGCTGCTGCGCCTTGCAGGCGCTTCGCCCTAG